In a genomic window of Bubalus bubalis isolate 160015118507 breed Murrah chromosome 17, NDDB_SH_1, whole genome shotgun sequence:
- the LOC102395815 gene encoding translation initiation factor IF-2-like, translated as MRSAAKGAGRTGHAAPSPDPARAGGRGRPRGGPAGGRPAGSSPRRPASIKPSARQPARPGTRGGGGARTPLPPGSRVPEGERDPLETRGGPGPGRGRTPHPPRHGGRAAGTPSRNEALPGAFKSSKPHPIWKNLRCLPSVFEDTSLGPSQFKGLPMEANAFPSSFSPHPHLLGL; from the exons ATGAGGAGCGCGGCGAAGGGGGCCGGACGGACAGGCCATGCtgccccctcccccgaccccgctcgggcgggcgggcggggacGGCCGAGGGGAGGGCCCGCCGGGGGCCGACCTGCCGGCTCCTCCCCCCGCCGCCCTGCGAGCATAAAGCCCAGCGCTCGCCAGCCCGCCCGCCCGGGCACTCGCGGAGGCGGCGGCGCCCGGACCCCGCTCCCGCCGGGCTCCCGGGTCCCCGAGGGCGAGAGAGACCCCCTCGAAACCCGAGGCGGGCCGGGACCTGGGCGCGGccgcaccccccacccaccccggcACGGGGGCCGGGCCGCGGGAACGCCCTCCCGGAATGAAGCGCTTCCCGGTGCCTTCAAG agttcTAAACCCCACCCCATCTGGAAGAACCTAAGATGCCTGCCCAGTGTGTTTGAAGATACTTCTCTCGGTCCGTCTCAATTTAAAGGGCTCCCCATGGAGGCAAACGCCTTCCCgtcttccttctccccacatcCCCATCTTCTGGGTCTCTGA